A window of the Mesotoga prima MesG1.Ag.4.2 genome harbors these coding sequences:
- a CDS encoding DUF1254 domain-containing protein, protein MASKKLLILCVLFITFLSTVYSSQHDLTTDPYEASLVAKDAYIFAYPMLENYRTMYGEAVDSGVFNTFNHVKTIFGPQSRTVVRPNNDTIYSTAWLDLRAEPIVISLPAVSDRYFSLQLVDMYTHNFAYAGSRTTGTGAVTVMVAGPYWDGEIPSGIDNAFYSEGNYVYCVVRAAVNSERPGDLQTILQMQQKYSLQPLSTYCGEPEPSPLEAEDFPLFDQTVADSVGFIGYFNFLLGQLKIHPSEEALIERYSEIGVGPDFVFNPADLTEPVNEAIESAIAQARQEIYHPGTAIGSITNGWSLPGRIFGNRERMQGNYFIRATAAHMGLYGNDLEEAYYPSSFFDSDGEPLDASKYNYMITFSQDQLPPVDERGFWSITMYDADQFMVENPLDRYSIGDRSELVYGDDGSLVIYLQHKSPGESKESNWLPAPDGKFTTTLRIYIPLPEGLDPLYCPPAVRKAGAVE, encoded by the coding sequence ATGGCTTCAAAGAAACTACTAATACTGTGTGTGCTGTTTATAACGTTTCTTTCGACCGTGTACTCCAGTCAGCATGATCTCACTACGGACCCTTATGAAGCAAGTTTGGTGGCCAAAGATGCATACATCTTCGCTTATCCGATGCTCGAGAATTACAGAACGATGTATGGCGAGGCAGTTGATTCGGGAGTCTTCAACACGTTCAATCATGTCAAGACGATATTTGGACCTCAAAGCAGAACAGTTGTCCGTCCTAACAACGATACGATCTATTCTACTGCCTGGCTCGACTTGAGGGCCGAGCCAATTGTAATAAGTCTTCCGGCAGTTTCCGACAGATATTTCTCCTTGCAGCTGGTAGACATGTACACTCACAACTTTGCTTATGCAGGCTCGCGAACCACTGGTACCGGAGCCGTGACAGTTATGGTTGCCGGCCCCTACTGGGACGGTGAAATCCCCTCAGGTATAGATAATGCCTTCTACAGTGAAGGCAATTATGTCTATTGTGTTGTGAGGGCGGCAGTTAATAGCGAGCGGCCGGGAGATCTCCAGACGATTCTCCAAATGCAGCAGAAGTATTCATTGCAGCCTCTCAGCACTTACTGCGGAGAACCTGAACCGTCGCCACTTGAAGCAGAGGACTTCCCACTCTTCGATCAGACAGTTGCCGATTCCGTTGGTTTCATCGGATACTTCAATTTCCTTCTGGGCCAGTTGAAGATCCACCCATCTGAAGAGGCTCTTATCGAGAGATACTCAGAGATAGGAGTCGGACCCGATTTCGTCTTCAATCCAGCGGATCTCACAGAGCCTGTAAATGAAGCGATCGAATCTGCAATAGCTCAAGCTCGCCAGGAAATATACCATCCCGGTACAGCGATTGGAAGCATCACAAACGGCTGGTCTCTGCCGGGAAGAATCTTCGGAAACAGAGAAAGGATGCAGGGCAATTATTTCATTAGGGCCACTGCTGCGCACATGGGATTGTATGGAAATGATCTCGAAGAGGCTTATTATCCGAGTAGTTTCTTCGATAGCGATGGAGAGCCGCTAGATGCTTCCAAGTACAACTACATGATAACCTTCAGCCAAGATCAGTTGCCCCCAGTTGATGAAAGGGGTTTCTGGTCAATCACAATGTATGATGCAGACCAGTTCATGGTTGAAAATCCTCTTGACAGATACTCTATAGGTGACAGATCCGAACTGGTCTACGGAGACGATGGATCTTTGGTCATCTATCTCCAGCATAAATCCCCCGGAGAATCGAAGGAGTCGAACTGGCTTCCG